A stretch of Myxococcus hansupus DNA encodes these proteins:
- a CDS encoding ABC transporter ATP-binding protein — MELKLEGVSKTYPNGTRALQGVNLTIPRGMFGLLGPNGAGKSTLMRSIATLQDVDAGAMTFDGIDLRRDKDRLREVLGYLPQDFGVYPKVTAWDMLDHLAQLKGLAQRGPRHDAVKALLQKTNLWEHRDRRLGGFSGGMKQRFGIAQALLGNPKLLIVDEPTAGLDPAERFRFHNLLAEISADVVVLLSTHIVSDVADLCQNMAILAHGNVVAAGHPLKLVESLHQRVWKRFVTHQEELDALMKELEVIAVRRVAGQRLVHVHAESAPAGFEPATPDLEDVYFHALARASKQS; from the coding sequence ATGGAGCTCAAGCTGGAAGGCGTGTCGAAGACCTATCCCAACGGCACCCGAGCCTTGCAGGGTGTCAATCTCACCATTCCGCGCGGAATGTTCGGGCTGCTCGGACCGAACGGCGCCGGCAAGTCCACGCTGATGCGCAGCATCGCGACGCTGCAGGACGTGGACGCGGGCGCCATGACGTTCGACGGCATCGACCTGCGCCGGGACAAGGACCGGCTGCGCGAGGTGCTCGGCTACCTGCCCCAGGACTTCGGCGTGTACCCCAAGGTGACGGCGTGGGACATGCTGGACCACCTCGCGCAGCTCAAGGGGCTGGCCCAGCGAGGCCCCCGCCATGACGCGGTGAAGGCGCTGCTCCAGAAGACGAACCTCTGGGAGCACCGCGACCGGCGGCTCGGTGGATTCTCCGGCGGCATGAAGCAGCGCTTCGGCATCGCCCAGGCGCTGCTCGGCAACCCGAAGCTGCTCATCGTGGACGAGCCCACCGCCGGGCTCGACCCCGCCGAGCGCTTCCGCTTCCACAACCTGCTGGCCGAAATCAGCGCGGACGTGGTGGTGCTGCTCTCCACGCACATCGTGTCGGACGTCGCGGACCTCTGTCAGAACATGGCCATCCTCGCCCACGGCAACGTCGTGGCCGCCGGGCACCCGCTGAAGCTGGTGGAGTCGCTGCACCAGCGCGTGTGGAAGCGCTTCGTCACGCACCAGGAGGAACTGGACGCCCTCATGAAGGAGCTGGAGGTCATCGCCGTGCGCCGCGTGGCCGGGCAGCGGCTGGTCCACGTCCACGCGGAGAGCGCGCCTGCTGGCTTCGAGCCCGCCACGCCGGACCTGGAGGACGTGTACTTCCACGCCCTCGCCAGGGCCTCCAAGCAGTCCTGA
- a CDS encoding glycoside hydrolase 5 family protein has protein sequence MPLPPRSSVAAVAFLLGACGDGDPVMLEAVAASCPRGPAQHLDRLPSGTMVLNAYFLQEEATRDVRRGASESLVLEEVLAKASAMGVRALRTNGHNDAVSKVGDTAMQVAPLEYDETSLVGLDWVLARARAHGIRLVLTLGNYWNAYGGTRQYVAWAGLPSPVEGDPRFFTDPAVVRHYKAHVTHLLNRVNTVDGIRYGDHPSVLAWELLNEPRGRGLDRDGARLRTWIDDVAREVKSLAPGHLVGTGEEGFEPTTEGYDPLFWTRARSPVFHTPGSSFTRNTASPYIDFASVHFYPESWGLGGTDTAEAGARWIREHAAVARSLGKPLFVGELGLRNAGDFDISQRRALYRGWLECLRNAGVAAGALWLFANDSRPDAWDGYTFYFKDGTHPGDPVNRYADLVVEAAAAERPGAAVSRSY, from the coding sequence ATGCCCCTTCCTCCCCGGAGCTCCGTCGCCGCCGTCGCCTTCCTGCTGGGGGCGTGTGGTGACGGGGATCCGGTCATGCTGGAAGCCGTGGCCGCGAGCTGCCCGCGGGGGCCGGCGCAGCACCTGGATCGGTTGCCCTCCGGCACCATGGTGCTCAATGCCTACTTCCTCCAGGAGGAGGCCACCCGTGACGTCCGTCGCGGCGCGTCGGAGTCCCTCGTCCTGGAAGAGGTGCTCGCCAAGGCCTCGGCGATGGGGGTTCGGGCGCTGCGGACCAACGGGCACAACGACGCGGTGTCGAAGGTGGGCGACACCGCCATGCAGGTGGCGCCGCTGGAGTACGACGAGACGTCCCTCGTGGGGCTGGACTGGGTGCTGGCCCGGGCCCGGGCCCATGGCATCCGGCTGGTGCTGACCCTGGGGAACTACTGGAACGCCTACGGCGGCACCCGGCAGTACGTGGCGTGGGCGGGCCTGCCCTCGCCGGTGGAAGGGGACCCGCGCTTCTTCACGGACCCGGCGGTGGTGCGGCACTACAAGGCGCACGTCACGCACCTGCTCAACCGGGTGAACACGGTGGACGGCATCCGCTACGGCGACCATCCGTCCGTCCTGGCGTGGGAGCTGCTCAACGAGCCCCGGGGCCGAGGGCTGGACCGGGATGGCGCGCGGCTCCGGACGTGGATTGATGACGTGGCCCGCGAGGTGAAGTCCCTGGCGCCCGGCCACCTGGTGGGAACGGGTGAGGAGGGCTTCGAGCCCACCACGGAGGGCTATGACCCGCTCTTCTGGACCCGCGCCCGGTCTCCGGTGTTCCACACGCCGGGCTCCAGCTTCACGCGCAACACGGCGTCGCCATACATCGACTTCGCGTCCGTGCACTTCTATCCGGAGTCCTGGGGCCTGGGCGGCACGGACACGGCGGAGGCGGGCGCCCGGTGGATTCGCGAACACGCCGCCGTCGCGCGGAGCCTGGGCAAGCCCTTGTTCGTGGGTGAGCTGGGCCTGCGCAACGCGGGGGACTTCGACATCTCACAGCGGCGCGCGTTGTACCGGGGCTGGCTGGAGTGTCTGCGCAACGCGGGCGTGGCCGCCGGGGCCTTGTGGCTCTTCGCCAACGACTCCCGGCCCGATGCGTGGGACGGGTACACGTTCTACTTCAAGGATGGCACCCATCCGGGTGACCCGGTCAACCGCTACGCCGACCTGGTCGTCGAGGCCGCCGCCGCGGAGCGGCCCGGTGCGGCCGTGTCCCGGAGCTACTGA
- a CDS encoding response regulator, with translation MTGAPVDAPQPPSSPPIRVFVVEDQTKILKNQLRLFENHPEMDIIGTALSGEAALEEVPKLMPDVLLLDLGLPRMSGIDVTREVKARFPKIEILIFTIFDEEDKVLEAVKAGASGYLLKGAPVDKIIEAIKEVRAGGTVIQPNLARRLLRHFRVEPDANPAPTAPEPVPAANDALLEPLLKPLSDREREILQLIAKGVSNSEAARLLDLSKATIRTHLEHIYRKLEVTNRVEAVTEGIRKGLISV, from the coding sequence ATGACCGGAGCCCCCGTGGACGCCCCGCAGCCGCCCTCCTCACCGCCCATTCGCGTCTTCGTGGTGGAGGATCAGACGAAGATCCTCAAGAACCAGCTCCGCCTGTTCGAGAACCACCCGGAGATGGACATCATCGGCACCGCGCTCTCCGGCGAGGCCGCGCTGGAGGAAGTGCCCAAGCTGATGCCGGACGTGCTCCTGTTGGATTTGGGGCTGCCGCGCATGAGCGGCATCGACGTCACGCGCGAGGTGAAGGCGCGCTTCCCCAAGATTGAAATCCTCATCTTCACCATCTTCGACGAGGAGGACAAAGTCCTGGAGGCCGTGAAGGCGGGGGCCTCCGGCTACCTGCTCAAGGGCGCCCCGGTGGACAAAATCATCGAGGCCATCAAGGAGGTCCGCGCGGGGGGCACTGTCATCCAGCCCAACCTCGCCCGCCGGCTGCTCCGCCACTTCCGCGTGGAGCCGGACGCCAACCCCGCGCCCACCGCGCCCGAGCCCGTGCCCGCGGCCAATGACGCCCTGCTCGAGCCGCTGCTCAAGCCGCTGTCGGACCGCGAGCGGGAGATCCTCCAGCTCATCGCCAAGGGCGTGTCCAACAGCGAGGCCGCGCGGCTGCTCGACCTCAGCAAGGCGACCATCCGCACGCACCTGGAACACATCTACCGGAAGCTCGAGGTCACCAACCGCGTGGAGGCCGTCACCGAGGGCATCCGCAAGGGCCTCATCTCCGTCTGA
- a CDS encoding sensor histidine kinase, with product MDSQLALSEETPANDLRARVRKVLERRKLTDSVSAEQATASWEQDRFVARARALFYARMMFLTLGLLILAVPAWSGYFGLTGPFSFVGYFAMLLYSVANLLVIDHPKAGRWVTYITLCLDVAISVVLIVKPHVGGGLQSPLLATQLLFTTLFAILYPKPLAILPPLLALPITTRLDLLLNRSVTAVELLTLLWYLALNFIIVYVLVYLNEREAAAHREVVSLQGDLKELAVVEERNRLAREIHDGLGASLSSMIIQSEYILNLAREDGLREEIRELKLTAEESIEELRRNLRMMREDFELAQDLEDYAKTFRERTGLDIRFERTGLQRKLSPDAQLALFRILQESLSNAVKHAEAKGVQVRLDFSEERVNLVVRDDGKGFDPSRTPRGHYGLLNMRERAMKLGGQLIVDSSPGAGAQVAFSLPCRPS from the coding sequence ATGGATTCCCAACTCGCCCTCAGCGAGGAGACCCCTGCCAACGACCTGCGCGCTCGCGTGCGGAAGGTCCTGGAGCGCCGCAAGCTGACGGACAGCGTGTCGGCGGAGCAGGCGACTGCCTCGTGGGAGCAGGACCGCTTCGTCGCCCGCGCCCGCGCGCTCTTCTACGCGCGGATGATGTTCCTCACGCTGGGTCTGCTCATCCTCGCGGTGCCGGCGTGGAGTGGCTACTTCGGCCTCACCGGCCCGTTCTCCTTCGTCGGCTACTTCGCGATGCTGCTCTACAGCGTCGCCAACCTGCTGGTCATCGACCATCCGAAGGCGGGCCGCTGGGTGACGTACATCACCCTGTGCCTCGACGTGGCCATCAGCGTGGTGCTCATCGTCAAGCCGCACGTGGGCGGCGGCCTCCAGAGCCCACTGCTGGCCACGCAGCTCCTCTTCACCACGCTCTTCGCCATCCTCTACCCCAAGCCGCTGGCCATTCTTCCGCCGCTGCTAGCGCTGCCCATCACCACGCGGCTGGACCTGCTCCTCAACCGCTCCGTGACGGCGGTGGAGCTGCTGACGCTGCTCTGGTACCTCGCGCTCAACTTCATCATCGTCTACGTGCTCGTGTACCTGAACGAGCGCGAGGCCGCCGCGCACCGCGAGGTGGTGTCCCTGCAGGGCGACCTCAAGGAGCTGGCGGTGGTGGAGGAGCGCAACCGGCTGGCGCGCGAGATTCATGACGGACTGGGCGCGTCCCTGTCGTCGATGATCATCCAGTCCGAATACATCCTGAACCTCGCGCGCGAGGACGGGCTGCGCGAGGAGATTCGCGAGCTGAAGCTCACGGCGGAGGAGTCCATCGAGGAGCTGCGGCGCAACCTGCGGATGATGCGCGAGGACTTCGAGCTGGCGCAGGACCTGGAGGACTACGCGAAGACGTTCCGCGAGCGCACCGGCCTGGACATCCGCTTCGAGCGCACCGGCCTTCAGCGCAAGCTCAGCCCGGACGCGCAGTTGGCGCTGTTCCGCATCCTCCAGGAGTCCCTGTCCAACGCGGTGAAACACGCGGAGGCCAAGGGCGTCCAGGTGCGGCTCGACTTCAGCGAGGAGCGCGTCAACCTCGTCGTGCGCGACGACGGCAAGGGCTTCGACCCCTCCCGGACGCCGCGGGGCCACTACGGTCTTCTCAACATGCGAGAGCGCGCCATGAAGCTCGGTGGCCAGCTCATTGTCGACTCGTCACCCGGCGCGGGCGCGCAGGTGGCATTCTCCCTTCCCTGTCGCCCGTCATGA
- a CDS encoding ThiF family adenylyltransferase — protein MHGHGTDHHPRIPHASRLERARILLVGAGGLGCPASLALAQAGVGHLTLADPDRVDVTNLPRQLWHRPSDVGRNKAESAVAGLARAFPELSTEALGERVDASNAEGLFRAHDAVIDATDGVATKFFLSDVAVLTGVPLVYGGVLRMQGQAMRVDPGGPCLRCLYEAPPPPDSVPTCAQAGVLGSLAGLVGAVQALLTLELLSGAAQGPRGESTLHVLDAVSLLGRRTRVTQAPECEGCRVTAVPVYPESAEACTP, from the coding sequence ATGCATGGCCACGGCACAGATCACCATCCCCGAATTCCCCATGCATCCCGGTTGGAGCGCGCGCGCATCCTGCTGGTGGGAGCAGGCGGGCTGGGTTGCCCGGCGTCCCTGGCGCTGGCGCAGGCCGGTGTGGGCCACCTGACGCTCGCGGATCCCGACCGGGTGGACGTGACGAATCTGCCGCGCCAGCTCTGGCACCGGCCGTCGGACGTGGGCCGGAACAAGGCCGAGTCCGCCGTGGCGGGCCTCGCGCGTGCCTTCCCCGAGCTGTCCACGGAGGCACTCGGGGAACGGGTGGATGCGAGCAACGCGGAGGGACTCTTCCGCGCGCACGACGCCGTCATCGACGCCACGGATGGCGTGGCCACCAAGTTCTTCCTGTCCGACGTCGCGGTGTTGACGGGCGTACCGCTGGTCTATGGCGGCGTGCTGCGCATGCAGGGGCAGGCGATGCGCGTCGACCCGGGCGGGCCCTGTCTGCGCTGCCTCTATGAAGCGCCGCCGCCTCCGGATTCGGTCCCCACGTGCGCGCAGGCGGGCGTGCTCGGCTCGCTTGCGGGGTTGGTGGGCGCGGTGCAGGCCCTGTTGACGCTGGAGTTGCTGTCCGGCGCGGCGCAAGGGCCCCGGGGGGAGTCCACGTTACATGTCCTGGACGCGGTGTCGCTGCTGGGGCGGCGGACGCGCGTGACGCAGGCCCCGGAGTGCGAGGGCTGCCGCGTCACGGCCGTGCCGGTGTACCCGGAGTCCGCGGAGGCGTGCACGCCATGA
- a CDS encoding sulfurtransferase TusA family protein has translation MHAMTATLDITREVCPMTYVRTKLKLEALEPGTLLEVLLRGAEPLKNVPRNARDEGHEVVSLDALPDGTHRLVLRKQGR, from the coding sequence GTGCACGCCATGACGGCGACCTTGGACATCACCCGCGAGGTCTGCCCGATGACCTACGTGCGGACGAAGCTGAAGCTGGAGGCGCTGGAGCCGGGCACGCTCCTGGAGGTGCTGCTCCGGGGCGCCGAGCCGCTGAAGAACGTGCCTCGCAACGCGCGTGACGAGGGCCACGAGGTGGTGTCTTTGGACGCGCTCCCGGACGGGACGCACCGGCTGGTGCTCCGCAAGCAGGGCAGGTGA
- a CDS encoding ubiquitin-like small modifier protein 1: protein MATLRIPTPMRAFTGNQAEVSAAGATVREVLQDLDARHPGIGGRVLDERGAVRRYVNVFLNDEDIRALSGLDTPVKDSDRITLIPAMAGG from the coding sequence ATGGCGACCCTTCGAATTCCCACCCCGATGCGCGCCTTCACGGGCAACCAGGCCGAGGTCTCCGCCGCTGGCGCCACCGTGCGCGAGGTGCTGCAGGACCTGGACGCGCGCCACCCGGGCATTGGCGGCCGGGTCCTGGACGAGCGCGGCGCGGTCCGCCGCTACGTCAATGTGTTCCTCAATGACGAGGACATCCGCGCGTTGAGCGGGTTGGACACGCCGGTGAAGGACTCCGACCGAATCACCCTCATCCCCGCCATGGCGGGAGGCTGA
- a CDS encoding HesA/MoeB/ThiF family protein: MALREDQILRYSRQILLREVGGRGQEALLAGRVRVDGIGAAGLTAAAYLAGGGTPVAGAGSLTLGPWAPGFLMSASDVGLPVTEALAREVPALNPDAEPVGQGGGLVAELPAAWSGDAPWVALGGDGVRAAVVFRSAEGCLWCFGETVRQLGSPPDGALGVAVGTLGALVFQRLRLGLGPSFGGRWLAAPGLVEDMAPPRCSRCASREDPAAP, encoded by the coding sequence ATGGCGCTGCGGGAAGATCAGATCCTCCGGTACTCGCGGCAGATCCTCCTGCGCGAGGTGGGCGGGCGCGGCCAGGAGGCGCTGCTCGCGGGGCGGGTGCGGGTGGATGGCATCGGCGCCGCGGGGCTGACGGCGGCGGCGTATCTGGCGGGCGGTGGCACTCCGGTGGCGGGCGCGGGCTCGCTGACGTTGGGACCCTGGGCCCCGGGCTTCCTGATGAGCGCCTCCGACGTGGGGCTGCCCGTGACGGAGGCGCTGGCGCGCGAGGTGCCGGCGCTGAACCCGGATGCGGAGCCCGTGGGGCAGGGCGGGGGGCTGGTGGCGGAGCTGCCCGCCGCGTGGAGCGGTGACGCACCTTGGGTGGCGTTAGGTGGAGACGGCGTGCGCGCCGCGGTGGTGTTCCGGAGCGCCGAGGGCTGCCTCTGGTGCTTTGGCGAGACGGTGCGACAGCTCGGCTCGCCGCCGGATGGCGCGCTGGGCGTGGCGGTGGGGACGCTGGGGGCGCTCGTCTTTCAGCGGCTTCGTCTGGGCCTGGGGCCGTCGTTCGGTGGCCGTTGGCTGGCGGCGCCGGGGCTGGTGGAGGACATGGCGCCACCGCGCTGTTCCCGCTGCGCCAGCCGCGAGGACCCCGCCGCGCCGTGA
- a CDS encoding Mov34/MPN/PAD-1 family protein has product MSPWPEHVRAAVARHLEAAYPLEGCGVILRDAAGDGFRVRPLRNAAPNPREAYAFAPEEWLAVCIEADVRAERVVCVFHSHVDAPATFSREDLLRAAPEGHPLLPDVSYLIGSVRRGCVHCVSEYEWGAGGFVIRTL; this is encoded by the coding sequence GTGAGCCCGTGGCCCGAGCACGTCCGCGCCGCCGTGGCGCGACACCTGGAGGCCGCGTATCCCCTCGAAGGCTGTGGGGTGATTCTCCGCGATGCGGCCGGTGACGGCTTCCGCGTCCGTCCCCTGCGCAATGCCGCCCCCAATCCGCGGGAGGCGTACGCCTTCGCACCCGAGGAGTGGTTGGCGGTGTGCATCGAGGCGGATGTGCGCGCGGAGCGGGTTGTCTGCGTCTTCCACTCGCATGTCGATGCACCTGCGACCTTCTCGCGAGAAGACCTGCTACGGGCGGCGCCGGAGGGGCATCCGCTGCTGCCCGACGTTTCCTATCTCATCGGATCCGTACGGCGCGGCTGTGTTCACTGCGTGTCGGAGTATGAGTGGGGTGCGGGGGGCTTTGTGATCAGAACGCTCTGA
- the cysC gene encoding adenylyl-sulfate kinase has product MASNTGFTLWLTGMSGTGKSTIAAYIAARLRQVGRNVEILDEGEVGEALWSGLGDAKEDRITSVRRLGYVANLLTRNGVAALVPCVSPYKPGREENRRAIGRYVEVYVDCPTEKLIERDSTGRYKKALNGEIPNFIGITEPYEPPNSPEVTIHSDVEEVEDGAAKIFQSLLDLGYMSTEELKIITGKKMKANPLPAKGEKAEKPEKAEKGGAKARRAEEAKPAAKAAKSDKGTKARPATRAARVAKPAPAAKKAVKRKAR; this is encoded by the coding sequence ATGGCCTCCAACACTGGTTTCACCCTCTGGCTGACCGGCATGTCCGGTACCGGGAAGAGCACCATCGCTGCCTACATCGCGGCGCGCCTGCGGCAGGTGGGCCGCAACGTCGAGATTCTCGACGAGGGTGAAGTGGGCGAGGCGCTCTGGTCGGGTTTGGGGGATGCCAAGGAGGACCGCATCACGTCCGTCCGCCGGCTGGGCTACGTGGCGAACCTGCTGACGCGCAACGGCGTCGCGGCGCTGGTGCCCTGCGTCAGCCCCTACAAGCCGGGCCGCGAGGAGAACCGTCGCGCCATCGGTCGGTACGTGGAGGTCTACGTGGACTGCCCGACCGAGAAGCTCATCGAGCGCGACAGCACGGGCCGCTACAAGAAGGCGCTCAACGGGGAGATCCCCAACTTCATCGGCATCACCGAGCCGTACGAGCCGCCCAACTCGCCGGAGGTCACCATCCACTCCGACGTCGAGGAGGTGGAGGACGGCGCGGCGAAGATCTTCCAGTCGCTCCTGGACCTTGGCTACATGTCCACGGAGGAGCTGAAGATCATCACCGGCAAGAAGATGAAGGCCAACCCGCTGCCGGCCAAGGGTGAGAAGGCGGAGAAGCCCGAGAAGGCGGAGAAGGGTGGCGCCAAGGCGCGCCGGGCCGAAGAGGCCAAGCCGGCCGCCAAGGCCGCGAAGTCGGACAAGGGCACCAAGGCCCGTCCGGCCACGCGCGCGGCCCGGGTGGCCAAGCCGGCTCCCGCGGCGAAGAAGGCCGTGAAGCGGAAGGCTCGCTAG
- the larE gene encoding ATP-dependent sacrificial sulfur transferase LarE, which produces MLSTERIQSLCESSRPKLDAMRAALRAHGSALVAFSGGVDSTFVLKVAVEELGERALALTALSASVAPEEADEARELARKLGARHVVMGSNELANPQYAANPTNRCYFCKTELYDICEAQRKTLDLAVVLDGFNADDFKDHRPGHKAAQEHKVLSPLAQAGLTKEEIRAWSQSLGLPTWDKPQMACLASRIPYGTAVTRDRLLQIAAAESELRKLGFRQFRVRYHQDVARLEIAAEEYDRFLAADVRQKINAAFLALGFKFVALDLEPFRSGRMNDAAGIAKPGASGKPEGFSLPVVS; this is translated from the coding sequence ATGCTGAGCACCGAGCGGATCCAGTCACTGTGTGAATCCTCGCGTCCCAAGCTGGATGCCATGCGTGCGGCGTTGCGTGCCCACGGCAGCGCGCTGGTGGCGTTCTCGGGCGGGGTGGACTCGACGTTCGTGTTGAAGGTGGCGGTGGAGGAGCTGGGCGAGCGGGCGCTCGCGCTCACCGCGCTGTCCGCGTCCGTGGCGCCGGAGGAGGCGGACGAGGCGCGGGAGTTGGCGCGGAAGCTGGGGGCTCGGCACGTGGTGATGGGGAGCAACGAGCTCGCCAATCCCCAGTACGCGGCCAACCCGACGAACCGCTGCTACTTTTGCAAGACGGAGCTGTACGACATCTGCGAGGCGCAGCGGAAGACGCTGGACCTGGCGGTGGTGCTGGACGGCTTCAACGCGGATGACTTCAAGGACCACCGGCCCGGACACAAGGCGGCGCAGGAGCACAAGGTGCTCTCGCCGCTGGCGCAGGCGGGGCTGACGAAAGAGGAGATCCGTGCGTGGAGTCAGTCGCTCGGTCTGCCGACCTGGGACAAGCCGCAGATGGCGTGCCTGGCGTCGCGCATCCCGTACGGCACGGCGGTGACGCGGGACCGGTTGCTGCAGATCGCCGCGGCGGAGTCGGAGCTGCGCAAGCTGGGCTTCCGTCAGTTCCGGGTGCGGTACCACCAGGACGTGGCGCGGCTGGAGATCGCGGCGGAGGAGTACGATCGATTCCTGGCCGCGGACGTGCGGCAGAAGATCAACGCCGCGTTCCTGGCGCTGGGGTTCAAGTTCGTCGCGCTGGACCTGGAGCCGTTCCGCTCGGGCCGGATGAATGACGCGGCGGGAATCGCGAAGCCGGGGGCCTCGGGCAAGCCGGAGGGGTTCTCGCTGCCCGTGGTGAGCTGA
- a CDS encoding helix-turn-helix domain-containing protein, whose protein sequence is MASLPEEHLRIVAGFLTSARAIQDRHAARVAKLLQEPGRSRAARQRGGLSPAALHRVKLYVEAHLARRIPVGELARRAGLSVFHFTRAFRQSTGMTPHAWVQQQRVERARDLLSQSSLPLGDIALAVGFGSQSHFTTVFRRITGLTPAVIRRDAR, encoded by the coding sequence ATGGCGTCACTGCCGGAGGAGCACCTGCGAATCGTCGCGGGGTTCCTCACCTCGGCGCGGGCCATTCAGGACCGTCACGCGGCACGGGTGGCGAAGCTGCTCCAGGAGCCAGGGCGTTCCCGAGCGGCACGGCAGCGAGGCGGACTCTCACCCGCGGCGCTCCACCGCGTGAAGCTCTACGTCGAAGCGCACCTCGCGCGGCGAATCCCCGTGGGGGAGCTGGCCCGGCGCGCCGGACTGAGCGTCTTTCACTTCACCCGCGCCTTCCGGCAGTCCACCGGGATGACGCCGCACGCCTGGGTGCAGCAGCAGCGCGTGGAGCGAGCGCGCGACCTGCTGAGCCAATCCTCGTTGCCCCTGGGCGACATCGCACTCGCGGTCGGCTTCGGCTCACAGAGCCACTTCACCACCGTGTTCCGACGAATCACCGGCCTGACGCCCGCCGTGATTCGCCGGGATGCACGCTGA
- a CDS encoding DUF1772 domain-containing protein, giving the protein MINLKHSLAAIVLWLFVINLGIAFGAGLYEHRISLPRWLDIAGGHWSAEAARQDDVGLRFWAFVSTGPMTLLTLASLYFATQASGPVRTWWLAAVAAALVDRLLTFSYFIPTMFGLMQAPDTAASVDTAITWGRMNHVRHVLVAGAWFAALQALSWLRVRGGG; this is encoded by the coding sequence ATGATCAACCTGAAGCACTCCCTCGCGGCAATCGTCCTGTGGCTCTTCGTCATCAACCTGGGCATCGCGTTCGGCGCGGGCCTCTACGAGCACCGCATCTCGCTGCCCCGGTGGCTGGACATCGCCGGCGGCCATTGGTCCGCGGAGGCCGCGCGGCAGGACGACGTGGGCCTGCGATTCTGGGCGTTCGTCAGCACCGGCCCCATGACGCTGCTCACCCTGGCGAGTCTGTACTTCGCGACGCAGGCCTCCGGGCCGGTGCGCACCTGGTGGCTGGCGGCCGTGGCGGCGGCGCTCGTCGATCGGCTCCTCACGTTCTCGTACTTCATCCCGACGATGTTCGGGCTGATGCAGGCGCCTGACACCGCTGCGTCCGTGGACACCGCGATCACCTGGGGTCGGATGAACCACGTGCGTCACGTGCTCGTGGCCGGGGCTTGGTTCGCGGCGCTCCAGGCGCTGAGTTGGCTCCGTGTCAGAGGGGGTGGGTGA
- a CDS encoding ribbon-helix-helix domain-containing protein translates to MDISPRLTSVVFRLNREKLDALKDLSRSTRIRQSEYLREAISDLLAKYEERLVD, encoded by the coding sequence ATGGACATCAGCCCCCGCCTTACTTCTGTGGTCTTCCGGCTCAACCGCGAGAAGCTCGACGCCCTCAAGGATCTGTCGCGCTCCACCCGCATCCGCCAGAGCGAGTACCTCCGCGAGGCCATCTCCGATCTGCTCGCGAAGTACGAGGAGCGGCTGGTCGACTGA
- a CDS encoding tRNA pseudouridine synthase A: MLPSTSKRIPVALWIWYRGGIFRGFQRQPEGPTVQSALEEALRSVGVPATLMPSGRTDRGVHARMQVVSVRLEPGDSAESLEQRLPARLPPGLGLCGVRRPGSFHAQWSAIGKEYRYRLRLGGIANPAWAPYVLDVPAEPLLQAGATVTPERLTELLRSAEGTRDFIAFHEKSSPRKPRTLESATLHALGGGLYEARLCGEGFARYQVRYLIGSALKVAAGLLPEEAWRAALETGLAMEGFKAPAHGLVLWEVCYPPGVDPFTAGERLHPPGLPLEPPFHFG, encoded by the coding sequence GTGCTCCCCTCGACTTCCAAGCGGATTCCTGTCGCACTGTGGATCTGGTACCGCGGCGGAATCTTTCGGGGCTTCCAGCGGCAACCGGAAGGACCCACCGTGCAGTCCGCGCTGGAAGAGGCGCTCCGCTCCGTGGGGGTCCCCGCGACCTTGATGCCGTCGGGACGGACGGACCGGGGTGTCCACGCCCGCATGCAGGTGGTGAGCGTCCGGCTGGAGCCGGGGGATTCCGCCGAGTCGCTCGAGCAGCGACTGCCTGCCCGACTGCCCCCGGGGCTGGGGCTGTGCGGGGTGCGCCGGCCGGGTTCCTTCCATGCGCAGTGGAGCGCGATTGGGAAGGAGTACCGCTACCGGCTCCGCTTGGGCGGCATCGCGAATCCCGCGTGGGCGCCCTATGTGCTGGATGTTCCGGCGGAGCCGCTGCTCCAGGCAGGAGCCACGGTGACGCCGGAGCGGCTGACGGAGCTGCTGCGGTCGGCCGAGGGGACGCGGGACTTCATCGCGTTCCACGAGAAGTCCAGTCCTCGCAAGCCCCGCACGTTGGAGTCCGCCACCCTGCATGCGCTGGGCGGTGGCCTCTATGAGGCGCGGCTGTGTGGCGAGGGCTTCGCGCGCTACCAGGTCCGGTATCTGATCGGGAGCGCGTTGAAGGTGGCCGCGGGGCTGTTGCCCGAAGAGGCTTGGCGCGCGGCGTTGGAGACGGGGTTGGCCATGGAGGGCTTCAAGGCGCCCGCGCACGGCCTGGTGCTCTGGGAGGTTTGCTACCCTCCTGGCGTGGACCCCTTCACCGCCGGGGAGCGTCTCCATCCCCCGGGGCTTCCGCTGGAGCCACCCTTCCATTTCGGGTGA